One genomic region from Indicator indicator isolate 239-I01 chromosome 7, UM_Iind_1.1, whole genome shotgun sequence encodes:
- the HMX2 gene encoding homeobox protein HMX2 has protein sequence MSSKEDPSKCCPAAAPISSFTIQSILGSGSSEPPREAGGRAAAWPPRSRTLSLSSEDGEPDESWKRRGCFCPEAQGPAEACHKHQPLSFTCIGSSKGSGAAGSGERGSFLSPPQQQDSKEDKEKTLGPSSPSCGDRQRDGGDRQAGAAKKKTRTVFSRSQVYQLESTFDMKRYLSSSERACLASSLQLTETQVKTWFQNRRNKWKRQLSAELEAANMAHASAQTLVGMPLVFRDNSLLRVPMPRSIAFPAPLYYPGSNLSALPLYNLYNKIDY, from the exons ATGAGCAGCAAAGAAGACCCCAGCAAATGCTGTCCGGCGGCTGCTCCCATCTCCAGTTTCACCATCCAGTCCATCCTGGGCAGCGGCAGCTCTGAGCCACCCCGGGAAGCTGGTGGCCGGGCGGCCGCATGGCCACCCCGCAGTCGaactctttccctctcctcggAGGACGGGGAGCCGGACGAGAGCTGGAAACGCCGCGGCTGCTTTTGCCCCGAGGCGCAGGGCCCCGCCGAGGCGTGCCACAAGCACCAGCCCCTCAGCTTCACCTGTATCG GCAGCTCCAAGGGGAGCGGAGCAGCAGGCAGCGGGGAGCGGGGATCCTTCCTCTCgcccccccagcagcaggactctAAGGAAGACAAGGAGAAGACGCTGGGACCCTCCTCGCCCTCCTGCGGGGACCGACAACGCGACGGCGGGGATCGGCAGGCCGGAGCCGCCAAGAAGAAGACGCGCACGGTGTTCAGCCGCAGTCAGGTCTATCAGCTGGAGTCCACCTTCGACATGAAGCGCTATCTGAGCAGTTCGGAGCGGGCCTGCCTGGCCTCCAGCCTGCAGCTCACCGAGACCCAGGTGAAGACCTGGTTCCAGAACCGCAGGAACAAGTGGAAACGGCAGCTCTCGGCCGAGCTGGAGGCGGCCAACATGGCCCACGCCTCGGCACAGACTCTGGTGGGGATGCCGCTGGTGTTCAGAGACAATTCCCTCCTCCGAGTACCGATGCCCCGTTCAATCGCCTTCCCAGCCCCTCTCTACTACCCTGGCAGCAACCTCTCGGCCTTACCGCTCTACAATCTCTACAACAAGATCGACTATTGA
- the HMX3 gene encoding homeobox protein HMX3, whose amino-acid sequence MPETGQEPPSAPPPPPKESFYIKNLLNGGPPKAPPKQPRALFAPSGKATVDGGGFALSQVGDLAFPRFEIPAPRFALSAHCLERAQTWWYPYALTPAGAHLPRTEAAEKSLLRDSSPASGTDRDSPEPLLKAEGEQKELDSKSPDEIVLEESDSEEGKKEGGAEDWKKREESPEKKPCRKKKTRTVFSRSQVFQLESTFDMKRYLSSSERAGLAASLHLTETQVKIWFQNRRNKWKRQLAAELEAANLSHAAAQRIVRVPILYHENSGAEGATGGGGAPGTQPLLTFPHPVYYSHPVVTSVPLLRPV is encoded by the exons ATGCCGGAGACCGGGCAGGAGCCGCCCAGCGCCCCTCCGCCTCCCCCTAAGGAGTCCTTCTACATCAAGAACCTGCTCAACGGCGGCCCCCCCAAGGCACCCCCCAAGCAGCCACGAGCTCTGTTCGCCCCTTCGGGCAAGGCGACAGTGGACGGCGGCGGCTTCGCCCTCTCGCAGGTGGGCGACCTCGCCTTCCCCCGCTTCGAAATCCCGGCGCCGCGCTTCGCCCTGAGCGCCCACTGCCTGGAGCGAGCCCAGACCTGGTGGTACCCCTACGCCCTGACGCCGGCCGGAGCCCACCTGCCCCGCACAGAAG CCGCGGAGAAATCCCTGCTGAGGGACTCGTCCCCCGCTTCGGGCACCGACCGGGACTCCCCGGAGCCGCTGCTGAAGGCGGAGGgggagcagaaggagctggactCCAAGAGCCCCGACGAGATCGTCTTGGAGGAGAGCGACTcggaagaggggaagaaggaaggaggcgCGGAGGACTGGAAGAAGCGTGAGGAGAGCCCGGAGAAGAAACCCTGCCGCAAGAAGAAGACGCGCACGGTGTTCAGCCGAAGCCAGGTCTTCCAGCTGGAGTCCACCTTCGACATGAAGCGCTACCTGAGCAGCTCGGAGCGGGCCGGCCTGGCCGCTTCCCTCCACCTGACAGAGACCCAGGTGAAGATTTGGTTCCAAAATCGTCGCAACAAGTGGAAGAGGCAGCTGGCAGCCGAGCTGGAGGCGGCCAACCTCAGCCACGCCGCCGCGCAGCGCATCGTCCGCGTCCCCATCCTCTACCACGAGAACTCGGGCGCGGAGGGGGCAACGGGGGGCGGCGGAGCCCCCGGTACCCAGCCCCTGCTCACCTTCCCTCACCCCGTCTATTATTCCCACCCCGTGGTCACCTCCGTGCCGCTCCTGCGGCCCGTCTGa